A genomic window from Blastococcus saxobsidens DD2 includes:
- the tmk gene encoding dTMP kinase, which produces MTAAPVEEDAAAGDGLPPAGTPVPPDAELPLTDAGEADTSDRGDGAGAVGSVAKIRAVLRVRDFRKLWLSMSLSSFGDWLGLLAITAMAASMVDGFAASNFALGGVLLFRLLPAIVLGPLAGAFADRFDRRKTMVVTDIIRFGLFASIPIVDNLVWLFIAQFLIEAFSLFWIPAKDAAVPNMLRKDQLEPANQLSLVTTYGLTPVLAAIVFALLAVINAELPSIDEVDLALYVNAVTFLVAALVIWNLPSISGRRAAGAVVQQESFLGSLKDGFSFAGHTPLVRGLVVGITGAFVAAGAIIATGQFYVQALGGGDAAYGLLFGAVFVGLGLGIGVGPSIARDLARERVFGVAIVFAGIAVLLLSASPTLWISLVLVVLMGFFAGMAYLAGFTLLGTEVEDEIRGRTFAIVQSLVRAALIVSLGVVPFGVGLIGQHDVDLGAVALPLSGERVMLFVAGLIAVGVGLLAYRQMDDGRPVPLLADVVTALRRDTTARRRLARGGVLIAFEGGEGAGKSTQVRRLQEWLADEGLVARASFEPGATPAGAGIRGIVLDKAQAGLAPRAEALLYAADRAQHVHDVLRPALDAGEVVITDRFIDSSLAYQGAGRTIPLDDVRMLSRWAAQGLQPDLTILLDLPPEVGLARARGRAAADRLESESLDFHQRVRQTFRALAEAAPDRYLVLDARQSPDEIAAAIRMRVARFLSGLPLQNLAHPVRQVEVAPPVRHDGRPDPAPHHPHAQTGATPQLHP; this is translated from the coding sequence GTGACGGCTGCGCCGGTCGAGGAGGACGCCGCAGCGGGTGACGGTCTCCCGCCCGCCGGCACGCCGGTGCCCCCGGACGCGGAGCTGCCGCTGACCGATGCCGGCGAAGCCGACACGTCCGACCGGGGCGATGGCGCCGGTGCGGTGGGTTCGGTGGCCAAGATCCGGGCGGTGCTGCGGGTCCGGGACTTCCGGAAGCTCTGGCTGTCGATGTCGCTGTCCAGCTTCGGCGACTGGCTGGGCCTGCTGGCGATCACCGCGATGGCCGCGTCGATGGTCGACGGGTTCGCGGCGTCGAACTTCGCCCTCGGCGGGGTGCTGCTGTTCCGCCTGCTGCCGGCGATCGTGCTGGGCCCGCTGGCCGGTGCGTTCGCCGACCGGTTCGACCGGCGCAAGACCATGGTGGTCACCGACATCATCCGGTTCGGCCTCTTCGCGTCGATCCCGATCGTCGACAACCTGGTGTGGCTGTTCATCGCCCAGTTCCTCATCGAGGCGTTCAGCCTGTTCTGGATCCCGGCGAAGGACGCCGCCGTCCCGAACATGCTGCGCAAGGACCAGCTGGAGCCGGCGAACCAGCTCTCCCTGGTCACCACCTACGGCCTGACGCCGGTGCTCGCGGCCATCGTGTTCGCCCTCCTCGCGGTCATCAACGCGGAGCTGCCGTCGATCGACGAGGTCGACCTCGCGCTCTACGTGAACGCCGTGACCTTCCTCGTCGCCGCATTGGTCATCTGGAACCTGCCCTCGATCAGCGGGCGGCGGGCCGCCGGAGCCGTGGTGCAGCAGGAGAGCTTCCTGGGTTCCTTGAAGGACGGCTTCTCCTTCGCCGGGCACACCCCGCTGGTCCGGGGGCTGGTCGTCGGCATCACCGGCGCCTTCGTGGCCGCCGGAGCGATCATCGCGACCGGCCAGTTCTACGTGCAGGCCCTGGGCGGCGGCGACGCTGCGTACGGCCTGCTCTTCGGCGCCGTCTTCGTCGGTCTCGGCCTGGGCATCGGCGTCGGGCCCAGCATCGCCCGCGATCTCGCCCGCGAGCGGGTGTTCGGGGTGGCCATCGTCTTCGCCGGCATCGCCGTCCTGCTGCTGTCGGCGTCGCCGACCCTGTGGATCTCGCTGGTGCTCGTCGTCCTCATGGGCTTCTTCGCCGGCATGGCCTACCTGGCCGGGTTCACCCTGCTCGGGACGGAGGTCGAGGACGAGATCCGCGGCCGGACGTTCGCCATCGTCCAGTCGCTCGTGCGGGCGGCGCTGATCGTGTCGCTCGGCGTCGTGCCGTTCGGGGTCGGTCTGATCGGGCAGCACGACGTGGACCTCGGCGCCGTCGCGCTGCCCCTCTCCGGCGAGCGGGTGATGCTGTTCGTGGCCGGCCTGATCGCGGTCGGGGTCGGGTTGCTGGCCTACCGGCAGATGGACGACGGCCGGCCGGTGCCGCTGCTGGCCGACGTCGTGACGGCGCTGCGGCGGGACACCACCGCCCGGCGCCGGCTGGCCAGGGGCGGGGTGCTCATCGCCTTCGAGGGCGGCGAGGGCGCCGGCAAGTCCACCCAGGTGCGCCGGCTGCAGGAGTGGCTCGCCGACGAGGGACTGGTCGCCCGCGCCAGCTTCGAGCCCGGCGCGACACCCGCCGGCGCGGGGATCCGGGGCATCGTGCTGGACAAGGCGCAGGCGGGGCTCGCCCCGCGCGCGGAGGCGCTGCTGTACGCCGCCGACCGCGCCCAGCACGTGCACGACGTCCTCCGGCCGGCGCTGGACGCCGGCGAGGTCGTCATCACCGACCGGTTCATCGACAGCTCGCTGGCCTACCAGGGCGCCGGCCGCACGATCCCGCTCGACGACGTCCGCATGCTCTCCCGCTGGGCGGCCCAGGGGCTGCAGCCGGACCTGACCATCCTGCTCGACCTGCCGCCGGAGGTGGGGCTGGCGCGGGCCCGCGGACGGGCCGCCGCCGACCGGCTGGAATCCGAGTCGCTGGACTTCCACCAGCGGGTGCGGCAGACCTTCCGCGCCCTGGCCGAGGCCGCCCCCGATCGGTACCTGGTGCTGGACGCGCGGCAGTCCCCCGACGAGATCGCGGCCGCGATCCGCATGCGGGTGGCCCGGTTCCTCTCCGGTCTGCCGTTGCAGAACCTCGCGCACCCGGTCCGGCAGGTCGAGGTAGCGCCCCCGGTGCGGCACGACGGCCGGCCGGACCCGGCGCCCCACCACCCGCACGCGCAGACCGGCGCCACCCCCCAGCTGCACCCGTGA
- a CDS encoding methyltransferase domain-containing protein: MAPPDDATRPAAESSPGGWQPDTYLRFAGERARPFTDLLARVSAESPRRIVDLGCGEGSLTASLARRWPGAAVTGVDSSPEMLAAAASSTVPGRVMFEAGDVRTWAPDGPVDVVVSNAVLHWVPGHPQLMARWAAGLPPGGWLAVQVPGNFRAPTHALLAALCRSPEWADRLAEAAPHPDTVLEPAGYADVRAAYPARPDGTTLLPFRRVFAVGTRPS; encoded by the coding sequence ATGGCACCACCCGACGATGCGACGCGCCCGGCCGCCGAGAGCTCGCCGGGTGGCTGGCAGCCGGACACCTATCTCCGGTTCGCCGGAGAGCGGGCCCGGCCGTTCACCGATCTCCTCGCGCGGGTGTCCGCGGAGTCCCCGCGCAGGATCGTGGACCTCGGCTGCGGGGAGGGTTCGCTGACCGCGTCGCTGGCGCGCCGGTGGCCGGGTGCGGCCGTCACCGGTGTCGACTCCTCCCCCGAGATGCTCGCCGCCGCCGCGTCCTCCACCGTGCCGGGCCGGGTCATGTTCGAGGCCGGCGACGTGCGGACGTGGGCTCCCGACGGGCCGGTCGACGTCGTCGTCAGCAACGCCGTCCTGCACTGGGTGCCCGGGCATCCGCAGCTGATGGCCCGCTGGGCCGCGGGCCTGCCGCCTGGCGGGTGGCTCGCCGTCCAGGTGCCCGGGAACTTCCGCGCTCCCACCCATGCGCTGCTGGCCGCACTGTGCCGCTCCCCGGAGTGGGCCGACCGGCTGGCCGAGGCGGCACCCCACCCCGACACGGTCCTCGAGCCGGCCGGGTACGCCGACGTGCGGGCCGCCTACCCCGCGCGCCCCGACGGCACGACGCTGCTGCCCTTCCGGCGGGTCTTCGCCGTCGGGACCCGTCCGTCCTGA